One genomic window of Centropristis striata isolate RG_2023a ecotype Rhode Island chromosome 20, C.striata_1.0, whole genome shotgun sequence includes the following:
- the ubtd1a gene encoding ubiquitin domain-containing protein 1a, translating to MWQANFRRMHNLADWISGTVMGGCVGRSRMDGQGSARSSTRSKKRGGRNEPLKKERPKWKSEYPMTEGQLRSKRDEFWDTAPAFDGRKEIWDALRAAALAAECNDLELAQAIVDGACITLPHGSLTESYDELGNRYQLPAYTLAPPVNLISETSSECKVSDSTQKQAQPPPCRQEFQLRVRMSTGKDVRLTASMADSIAELKKQLEEQEDIDVTRQRWFFSGKLLTDKTRLQDAKIQKDFVVQVIVNVNSPAIEN from the exons ATGTGGCAAGCAAACTTCAGACGAATGCATAATTTAGCAGACTGGATTTCCG GGACAGTGATGGGAGGCTGTGTGGGGAGGAGTAGGATGGATGGACAAGGGAGTGCCCGAAGCTCGACAAGAAGCAAAAAACGTGGAG ggCGCAATGAGCCCCTCAAGAAGGAGCGTCCAAAGTGGAAGAGTGAGTACCCGATGACGGAGGGCCAGCTGAGGAGTAAGAGGGATGAGTTTTGGGATACGGCGCCTGCCTTTGATGGACGGAAAGAGATCTGGGATGCACTCAGAGCAGCAGCACTGGCTGCAGAGTGCAATGACCTGGAGCTAGCACAGGCTATAGTGGATGGAGCCTGCATTACTCTTCCACACG GTTCTCTCACAGAGAGTTATGATGAACTGGGGAACCGGTACCAGCTGCCAGCATACACTTTAGCCCCACCAGTCAACCTCATCTCTGAAACATCCAGTGAATGCAAAGTCTCTGACTCcacacaaaaacaagctcaGCCTCCTCCATGCAGACAAGAGTTCCAGTTGCGGGTGCGAATGTCAACAG GAAAGGATGTGCGTCTGACTGCCAGCATGGCGGACTCCATCGCTGAGCTAAAGAAACAACTGGAAGAACAGGAAGACATTGACGTGACCCGCCAGAGGTGGTTCTTTTCTGGGAAGCTACTGACGGACAAGACTCGTCTTCAAGACGCCAAGATTCAGAAGGACTTTGTAGTTCAAGTAATTGTTAATGTGAATTCTCCCGCCATAGAAAACTGA
- the zdhhc16a gene encoding palmitoyltransferase ZDHHC16A isoform X1, translating into MLTGFQITRLERAYYRCTMRWCPSSALHLLRCVRLRPCIRRGKNSLPLWIREIWAYMRLLVQSLYFNSLTDSDVVFDSVFEPVFLTVDYVTRWFGSVFVSLVVILTSSILAIAYLILLPMVLQTYSPAWIAWHLCYGHWNLVMIVFHYYKATKTSPGYPPTVKNDSPFVSVCKKCIIPKPARTHHCGICNRCILKMDHHCPWLNNCVGHLNHRYFFNFCLFLSLGCIYCSISGRNLFLDAYNAIERFKHLDVEKPGVPVTGMGVLIGLLPPGQTNYQTAAPPYTFKEKMVHKSIIYMWVLTSTVGVALGALTFWHAVLISRGETSIERHINSKETSRLAKRGRVYRNPFNYGRLNNWKVFLGVEKRSHWLTRVILPSGHAPPGDGLKWDIFPFKKDSIPV; encoded by the exons atgttgaCTGGCTTCCAAATTACGCGTTTG GAGCGTGCATATTACAGATGCACAATGCGGTGGTGTCCCAGCTCAGCGCTCCACCTGCTGCGGTGTGTGCGGTTACGGCCATGCATCAGGAGAGGAAAGAACAGTCTGCCGTTGTGGATTAGGGAAATATGGGCTTACATGAGACTGCTGGTGCAGTCATTGTACTTTAACTCCCTCACAGACTCAGATGTGGTTTTCGACTCCGTCTTTGAACCAGTGTTTCTGACTGTGGATTATGTCACCCGCTGGTTTGGCTCA GTGTTTGTTTCTCTGGTGGTGATACTGACGAGCTCCATCTTGGCGATAGCTTACCTGATCCTACTGCCTATGGTCCTCCAAACATACTCCCCAGCATGGATAGCTTGGCATCTTTGTTATGGACACTGGAACCTCGTCATGATTGTTTTCCATTACTACAAGGCCACCAAGACGTCCCCAGGGTACCCCCCAACA GTAAAAAATGACAGTCCATTTGTGTCAGTCTGCAAAAAATGCATCATACCAAAACCAGCAAGAACACACCACTGTGGAATCTGTAACAG GTGCATTCTGAAGATGGACCATCATTGTC CCTGGCTGAATAACTGCGTGGGCCATTTAAACCACCGTTACTTCTTCAACTTCTGCCTCTTCTTGTCCTTGGGCTGTATCTACTGTAGCATCAGTGGGAGGAACTTGTTTCTAGATGCATACAATGCCATTGAG CGCTTTAAGCATTTGGATGTGGAAAAGCCAGGGGTACCAGTAACAGGGATGGGAGTTCTCATAGGCCTCCTTCCTCCTGGCCAG aCCAACTATCAGACAGCTGCACCTCCATACACCTTCAAGGAGAAGATGGTGCATAAGAGCATCATCTACATGTGGGTGCTCACCAG CACTGTGGGAGTTGCTCTGGGAGCTCTGACCTTTTGGCATGCAGTTCTCATATCCAGAGGAGAGACCAGCATTGAAAGACACATTAACAGCAAAGAAACAAGTCGACTGGCAAAACGAGGACGG GTTTACAGAAACCCTTTCAACTATGGCAGGCTGAATAACTGGAAAGTCTTCCTTGGTGTGGAGAAGAGAAG TCACTGGCTGACGCGTGTTATCCTTCCCTCTGGACATGCCCCACCTGGTGATGGTTTGAAATGGGACATCTTCCCATTTAAAAAGGACTCAATACCTGTATGA
- the zdhhc16a gene encoding palmitoyltransferase ZDHHC16A isoform X2 produces MRWCPSSALHLLRCVRLRPCIRRGKNSLPLWIREIWAYMRLLVQSLYFNSLTDSDVVFDSVFEPVFLTVDYVTRWFGSVFVSLVVILTSSILAIAYLILLPMVLQTYSPAWIAWHLCYGHWNLVMIVFHYYKATKTSPGYPPTVKNDSPFVSVCKKCIIPKPARTHHCGICNRCILKMDHHCPWLNNCVGHLNHRYFFNFCLFLSLGCIYCSISGRNLFLDAYNAIERFKHLDVEKPGVPVTGMGVLIGLLPPGQTNYQTAAPPYTFKEKMVHKSIIYMWVLTSTVGVALGALTFWHAVLISRGETSIERHINSKETSRLAKRGRVYRNPFNYGRLNNWKVFLGVEKRSHWLTRVILPSGHAPPGDGLKWDIFPFKKDSIPV; encoded by the exons ATGCGGTGGTGTCCCAGCTCAGCGCTCCACCTGCTGCGGTGTGTGCGGTTACGGCCATGCATCAGGAGAGGAAAGAACAGTCTGCCGTTGTGGATTAGGGAAATATGGGCTTACATGAGACTGCTGGTGCAGTCATTGTACTTTAACTCCCTCACAGACTCAGATGTGGTTTTCGACTCCGTCTTTGAACCAGTGTTTCTGACTGTGGATTATGTCACCCGCTGGTTTGGCTCA GTGTTTGTTTCTCTGGTGGTGATACTGACGAGCTCCATCTTGGCGATAGCTTACCTGATCCTACTGCCTATGGTCCTCCAAACATACTCCCCAGCATGGATAGCTTGGCATCTTTGTTATGGACACTGGAACCTCGTCATGATTGTTTTCCATTACTACAAGGCCACCAAGACGTCCCCAGGGTACCCCCCAACA GTAAAAAATGACAGTCCATTTGTGTCAGTCTGCAAAAAATGCATCATACCAAAACCAGCAAGAACACACCACTGTGGAATCTGTAACAG GTGCATTCTGAAGATGGACCATCATTGTC CCTGGCTGAATAACTGCGTGGGCCATTTAAACCACCGTTACTTCTTCAACTTCTGCCTCTTCTTGTCCTTGGGCTGTATCTACTGTAGCATCAGTGGGAGGAACTTGTTTCTAGATGCATACAATGCCATTGAG CGCTTTAAGCATTTGGATGTGGAAAAGCCAGGGGTACCAGTAACAGGGATGGGAGTTCTCATAGGCCTCCTTCCTCCTGGCCAG aCCAACTATCAGACAGCTGCACCTCCATACACCTTCAAGGAGAAGATGGTGCATAAGAGCATCATCTACATGTGGGTGCTCACCAG CACTGTGGGAGTTGCTCTGGGAGCTCTGACCTTTTGGCATGCAGTTCTCATATCCAGAGGAGAGACCAGCATTGAAAGACACATTAACAGCAAAGAAACAAGTCGACTGGCAAAACGAGGACGG GTTTACAGAAACCCTTTCAACTATGGCAGGCTGAATAACTGGAAAGTCTTCCTTGGTGTGGAGAAGAGAAG TCACTGGCTGACGCGTGTTATCCTTCCCTCTGGACATGCCCCACCTGGTGATGGTTTGAAATGGGACATCTTCCCATTTAAAAAGGACTCAATACCTGTATGA
- the zdhhc16a gene encoding palmitoyltransferase ZDHHC16A isoform X3, whose product MLTGFQITRLERAYYRCTMRWCPSSALHLLRCVRLRPCIRRGKNSLPLWIREIWAYMRLLVQSLYFNSLTDSDVVFDSVFEPVFLTVDYVTRWFGSVFVSLVVILTSSILAIAYLILLPMVLQTYSPAWIAWHLCYGHWNLVMIVFHYYKATKTSPGYPPTVKNDSPFVSVCKKCIIPKPARTHHCGICNRCILKMDHHCPWLNNCVGHLNHRYFFNFCLFLSLGCIYCSISGRNLFLDAYNAIETNYQTAAPPYTFKEKMVHKSIIYMWVLTSTVGVALGALTFWHAVLISRGETSIERHINSKETSRLAKRGRVYRNPFNYGRLNNWKVFLGVEKRSHWLTRVILPSGHAPPGDGLKWDIFPFKKDSIPV is encoded by the exons atgttgaCTGGCTTCCAAATTACGCGTTTG GAGCGTGCATATTACAGATGCACAATGCGGTGGTGTCCCAGCTCAGCGCTCCACCTGCTGCGGTGTGTGCGGTTACGGCCATGCATCAGGAGAGGAAAGAACAGTCTGCCGTTGTGGATTAGGGAAATATGGGCTTACATGAGACTGCTGGTGCAGTCATTGTACTTTAACTCCCTCACAGACTCAGATGTGGTTTTCGACTCCGTCTTTGAACCAGTGTTTCTGACTGTGGATTATGTCACCCGCTGGTTTGGCTCA GTGTTTGTTTCTCTGGTGGTGATACTGACGAGCTCCATCTTGGCGATAGCTTACCTGATCCTACTGCCTATGGTCCTCCAAACATACTCCCCAGCATGGATAGCTTGGCATCTTTGTTATGGACACTGGAACCTCGTCATGATTGTTTTCCATTACTACAAGGCCACCAAGACGTCCCCAGGGTACCCCCCAACA GTAAAAAATGACAGTCCATTTGTGTCAGTCTGCAAAAAATGCATCATACCAAAACCAGCAAGAACACACCACTGTGGAATCTGTAACAG GTGCATTCTGAAGATGGACCATCATTGTC CCTGGCTGAATAACTGCGTGGGCCATTTAAACCACCGTTACTTCTTCAACTTCTGCCTCTTCTTGTCCTTGGGCTGTATCTACTGTAGCATCAGTGGGAGGAACTTGTTTCTAGATGCATACAATGCCATTGAG aCCAACTATCAGACAGCTGCACCTCCATACACCTTCAAGGAGAAGATGGTGCATAAGAGCATCATCTACATGTGGGTGCTCACCAG CACTGTGGGAGTTGCTCTGGGAGCTCTGACCTTTTGGCATGCAGTTCTCATATCCAGAGGAGAGACCAGCATTGAAAGACACATTAACAGCAAAGAAACAAGTCGACTGGCAAAACGAGGACGG GTTTACAGAAACCCTTTCAACTATGGCAGGCTGAATAACTGGAAAGTCTTCCTTGGTGTGGAGAAGAGAAG TCACTGGCTGACGCGTGTTATCCTTCCCTCTGGACATGCCCCACCTGGTGATGGTTTGAAATGGGACATCTTCCCATTTAAAAAGGACTCAATACCTGTATGA
- the mettl18 gene encoding histidine protein methyltransferase 1 homolog: MSFCFNFDVPAQTTKPDDVDGNEQHNGKKGTIAKSTEHETKPAELVKEAKEHLPLCDVQFLLRDAVTETVTIGTLPPLHFLNETVFEKTASEREDGEKILSRTAEQRSDLISGVYEGGLKVWECTYDLLELIEKDGETFGGKAVLDLGCGAGLLGILALQRGARQVHFQDYNSTVIEQLTVPNVIVNCQEDDEVDSDDDKDGRDKGKLQEEDGNQKVKDGSPLPKKRALDPSQHPLLAKCRFFSGDWSTFLALVKKEEPQPKYEIIFTSETIYNTAYYPTLHETLHKLLAPDGLVYLATKSHYFGVGGGLHLFETFVEQKGIFSLDHLWDGEEGLQRHVVVLRFKKAKHT; encoded by the exons atgtcattttgttttaactTCGATGTTCCAGCGCAAACAACAAAGCCGGACGACGTGGATGGAAATGAGCAGCACAACGGAAAGAAAGGCACTATTGCTAAATCT ACAGAACATGAAACTAAACCAGCAGAACTAGTAAAAGAGGCCAAAGAGCACCTTCCACTATGCGACGTACAGTTCCTCCTTCGGGATGCTGTCACTGAAACGGTCACCATAGgaactctccctcctcttcacttCCTCAACGAGACCGTTTTTGAAAAGACGGCCTCCGAGAGAGAAGACGGAGAGAAAATTCTCTCTCGCACTGCAGAGCAGAGGTCTGATCTCATCTCTGGCGTGTACGAGGGAGGGCTGAAGGTGTGGGAGTGCACTTACGACCTTCTGGAGCTGATTGAGAAAGACGGAGAGACCTTTGGGGGGAAGGCAGTTTTGGATTTGGGCTGCGGTGCGGGGCTCTTGGGGATACTGGCTCTGCAGAGAGGCGCCAGGCAGGTCCACTTCCAAGATTATAACAGTACAGTTATTGAGCAGCTCACGGTGCCAAATGTTATAGTAAACTGCCAAGAGGATGATGAAGTAGACAGTGATGATGACAAAGATGGGAGGGACAAAGGAAAATTACAGGAGGAAGATGGGAATCAAAAGGTTAAAGACGGTAGTCCGCTTCCTAAGAAAAGAGCCCTGGACCCATCCCAGCACCCATTACTAGCCAAGTGTCGTTTTTTCTCCGGTGACTGGAGCACATTTCTTGCTCTGGTGAAAAAGGAGGAGCCACAgcccaaatatgaaattatattCACCTCAGAGACTATCTACAACACCGCATACTACCCAACGCTACATGAGACCCTTCACAAACTGCTGGCACCGGATGGACTGGTCTACCTCGCCACCAAATCCCACTACTTTGGTGTAGGTGGGGGACTGCACCTGTTTGAGACATTTGTGGAGCAGAAGGGGATTTTCTCTCTAGATCACCTGTGGGATGGGGAAGAAGGACTTCAAAGACATGTTGTAGTCCTGCGttttaaaaaggcaaaacaCACTTGA
- the sufu gene encoding suppressor of fused homolog isoform X1, whose product MDEVRPTSGAPAHGLVPLFPPGLQAIYGECRRLYPEQANPLQVTAIVKYWLGGPDPLDYISMYRSTGCPAQDIQEHWHYVSFGLSDLYGDNRVHEFTGADGPSGFGFELTFRLKRETGETAPPTWPAELMQGLARYVFQSENTFCSGDHVSWHSPLDNSESRIQHMLLTEDPQMQPVHTPFGTVSFLQIVGVCTEELQAAQQWNGQGILELMRGVRVAGGPWLITDMRRGETIFDIDPHLQQERVDQGIETEGSNLSGVSAKCVWDDLSRPPEDEEDSRSICIGSQPRRLSDKDTEQIRETLRKGLEFNSKAALPPISSQRQGHERPQSRKDSLESESSAAIVPHELVRTRQLESVHLKFNQESGTLLPLCLRGRLLHGRHFTYKSINGDTAITFVSTGVEGAFATEEHPYAAHGPWLQILLTEEFVEQMLGDLQELNTREETKLPKEYSWPEKKLKISVLPDSVFDNPLQ is encoded by the exons ATGGATGAGGTACGGCCTACCAGTGGTGCTCCAGCCCACGGACTGGTGCCGCTGTTTCCTCCAGGACTGCAGGCTATCTACGGGGAATGCCGGCGACTTTACCCCGAGCAGGCCAACCCGCTTCAAGTTACGGCCATTGTAAAATATTG GTTAGGGGGACCTGACCCGTTAGACTACATCAGTATGTATAGGAGTACGGGCTGTCCAGCTCAGGACATCCAGGAGCATTGGCACTATGTCAGCTTTGGACTGAGTGACCTGTATGGGGATAATAGGGTCCATGA ATTCACAGGGGCAGACGGACCCAGTGGTTTTGGTTTTGAGCTCACCTTTAGACTCAAAAGGGAGACAGGCGAGACGGCACCACCAACCTGGCCGGCTGAACTCATGCAAGGCTTGGCTCGCTATGTGTTCCAGTCAG aaaacacattttgtagTGGCGACCATGTATCGTGGCACAGTCCACTAGACAACAGTGAATCTCGTATCCAGCATATGTTGCTCACAGAGGACCCACAGATGCAACCAGTTCATACACCCTTTGGCACAGTTAGCTTTCTCCAG ATTGTGGGTGTATGTACAGAGGAGCTACAGGCGGCACAGCAGTGGAACGGCCAAGGCATCCTGGAGCTGATGCGTGGAGTCAGAGT AGCTGGTGGCCCCTGGCTAATCACagacatgaggagaggagagaccaTTTTTGACATAGACCCACACCTACAA CAGGAGAGAGTGGACCAGGGTATTGAGACCGAGGGTTCCAACCTGAGTGGGGTCAGTGCCAAGTGTGTGTGGGACGATCTGAGTCGACCGccagaggatgaggaggacagCCGATCCATCTGCATAGGATCACAGCCACGGAGGCTCTCAGACAAAG ACACAGAGCAGATCAGGGAAACCCTGAGAAAAGGACTGGAGTTCAACAGCAAGGCAGCGCTACCACCCATCAGCAGCCAGAGACAGGGCCATGAGAGACCTCA GAGTCGGAAGGACAGTTTGGAGAGCGAGAGCTCAGCAGCCATTGTTCCTCATGAGCTGGTCCGAACACGACAGCTGGAGAGCGTCCATCTGAAATTCAACCAAGAGTCAGGCACACTGCTGCCCCTCTGCCTGCG GGGTCGGTTGCTCCATGGGAGACACTTCACTTACAAGAGTATCAATGGAGACACAGCCATTACATTTGTGTCTACAGGAGTTGAAGGAGCTTTTGCTACTGAAGAGCATCCATATGCAGCCCATGGCCCCTGGCTTCag ATACTGTTGACTGAAGAGTTTGTGGAGCAAATGCTTGGGGATTTACAAGAACTTAACACTCGTGAGGAG ACAAAGTTACCAAAGGAGTACAGCTGGCCAGAAAAGAAGCTGAAGATCTCTGTTCTACCAGACTCTGTGTTTGATAATCCACTGCAATGA
- the sufu gene encoding suppressor of fused homolog isoform X2 produces MDEVRPTSGAPAHGLVPLFPPGLQAIYGECRRLYPEQANPLQVTAIVKYWLGGPDPLDYISMYRSTGCPAQDIQEHWHYVSFGLSDLYGDNRVHEFTGADGPSGFGFELTFRLKRETGETAPPTWPAELMQGLARYVFQSENTFCSGDHVSWHSPLDNSESRIQHMLLTEDPQMQPVHTPFGTVSFLQIVGVCTEELQAAQQWNGQGILELMRGVRVAGGPWLITDMRRGETIFDIDPHLQERVDQGIETEGSNLSGVSAKCVWDDLSRPPEDEEDSRSICIGSQPRRLSDKDTEQIRETLRKGLEFNSKAALPPISSQRQGHERPQSRKDSLESESSAAIVPHELVRTRQLESVHLKFNQESGTLLPLCLRGRLLHGRHFTYKSINGDTAITFVSTGVEGAFATEEHPYAAHGPWLQILLTEEFVEQMLGDLQELNTREETKLPKEYSWPEKKLKISVLPDSVFDNPLQ; encoded by the exons ATGGATGAGGTACGGCCTACCAGTGGTGCTCCAGCCCACGGACTGGTGCCGCTGTTTCCTCCAGGACTGCAGGCTATCTACGGGGAATGCCGGCGACTTTACCCCGAGCAGGCCAACCCGCTTCAAGTTACGGCCATTGTAAAATATTG GTTAGGGGGACCTGACCCGTTAGACTACATCAGTATGTATAGGAGTACGGGCTGTCCAGCTCAGGACATCCAGGAGCATTGGCACTATGTCAGCTTTGGACTGAGTGACCTGTATGGGGATAATAGGGTCCATGA ATTCACAGGGGCAGACGGACCCAGTGGTTTTGGTTTTGAGCTCACCTTTAGACTCAAAAGGGAGACAGGCGAGACGGCACCACCAACCTGGCCGGCTGAACTCATGCAAGGCTTGGCTCGCTATGTGTTCCAGTCAG aaaacacattttgtagTGGCGACCATGTATCGTGGCACAGTCCACTAGACAACAGTGAATCTCGTATCCAGCATATGTTGCTCACAGAGGACCCACAGATGCAACCAGTTCATACACCCTTTGGCACAGTTAGCTTTCTCCAG ATTGTGGGTGTATGTACAGAGGAGCTACAGGCGGCACAGCAGTGGAACGGCCAAGGCATCCTGGAGCTGATGCGTGGAGTCAGAGT AGCTGGTGGCCCCTGGCTAATCACagacatgaggagaggagagaccaTTTTTGACATAGACCCACACCTACAA GAGAGAGTGGACCAGGGTATTGAGACCGAGGGTTCCAACCTGAGTGGGGTCAGTGCCAAGTGTGTGTGGGACGATCTGAGTCGACCGccagaggatgaggaggacagCCGATCCATCTGCATAGGATCACAGCCACGGAGGCTCTCAGACAAAG ACACAGAGCAGATCAGGGAAACCCTGAGAAAAGGACTGGAGTTCAACAGCAAGGCAGCGCTACCACCCATCAGCAGCCAGAGACAGGGCCATGAGAGACCTCA GAGTCGGAAGGACAGTTTGGAGAGCGAGAGCTCAGCAGCCATTGTTCCTCATGAGCTGGTCCGAACACGACAGCTGGAGAGCGTCCATCTGAAATTCAACCAAGAGTCAGGCACACTGCTGCCCCTCTGCCTGCG GGGTCGGTTGCTCCATGGGAGACACTTCACTTACAAGAGTATCAATGGAGACACAGCCATTACATTTGTGTCTACAGGAGTTGAAGGAGCTTTTGCTACTGAAGAGCATCCATATGCAGCCCATGGCCCCTGGCTTCag ATACTGTTGACTGAAGAGTTTGTGGAGCAAATGCTTGGGGATTTACAAGAACTTAACACTCGTGAGGAG ACAAAGTTACCAAAGGAGTACAGCTGGCCAGAAAAGAAGCTGAAGATCTCTGTTCTACCAGACTCTGTGTTTGATAATCCACTGCAATGA